Proteins from one Desulfatiglans sp. genomic window:
- a CDS encoding tRNA (cytidine(34)-2'-O)-methyltransferase, which yields MKDNPEKEHVIIKEPFLNIVLFQPEIPANTGNIARLCGAAMIRLHLIHPLGFAVDDKHLKRAGIDYWHEVDITHHKNLEAFLASDSGIKERLYCFSKSAKQLYTEAEVTKGSYLLFGPESVGLPENIIKKYPCFRIPIWGNVRSLNLSTSAGIVAYHYLNKMGCF from the coding sequence ATGAAAGATAACCCTGAAAAAGAGCATGTGATAATAAAAGAGCCGTTCCTTAATATAGTCCTGTTCCAGCCTGAGATACCTGCAAATACCGGTAACATTGCACGGCTCTGTGGCGCTGCCATGATCAGGCTGCATCTTATCCACCCACTGGGATTTGCTGTTGATGATAAACATCTGAAAAGGGCAGGCATAGACTACTGGCACGAGGTGGATATAACACACCATAAAAACCTTGAGGCATTTCTTGCGAGTGATTCAGGTATTAAAGAGCGCCTGTACTGTTTCAGTAAATCTGCGAAACAGCTTTATACAGAGGCAGAGGTCACAAAAGGTTCATACCTTCTTTTCGGGCCTGAAAGTGTCGGACTTCCGGAAAATATAATAAAAAAATATCCCTGCTTTCGTATTCCAATATGGGGTAATGTAAGAAGCCTTAATCTATCAACATCAGCAGGGATAGTGGCATATCATTATCTCAATAAAATGGGATGCTTTTGA